From the genome of Gracilinanus agilis isolate LMUSP501 chromosome 2, AgileGrace, whole genome shotgun sequence, one region includes:
- the LOC123234545 gene encoding up-regulator of cell proliferation: MSLLGLETYCNRKLSLQDARQISFDSMKNWAPQVPTDLPWSFLRKLLALNSEVRNTTLLSDLPQDDRTGEKETQVDEQEIYWGTSEDIYSLTELATTPDVPLNPLDLLCALLLCSDSFLQQELLVKMSLCQFALPVVLPDSENQNHTFLLWALRRVMRTWWWQSPGGSRTSREESLVLTRVPIISFARMDISSHSKSHLLNAVMSSCHHQPHDYFCHREMPSAANAREIADGLVEMSWYSPSGGGGSSKENLDVFPEPVAFANLRGEIGSHWQQFKLLTETSSAVFILTDNIGQKEYELLCSLSGSTTRYYLILSPYRGKRNANLRFLNKLVSVLQMDYSHVLVKVSSTDSKRLVRRLQAIVANVIKSASRKVSLEDMAETARTLGLKVDEDCEECQKARERVEKITQDIHDVELYKREKLRLQGDPWRNIAQVEKELCRLQRAGDSSPEKYKSELRQRLLALRMHQNRYELGWAMQEFIKGIANPSLVEKQYFLGWMKLKLEEMARQRWRQSPEALAPLGPKHSRPAEFREQFWPAPLGVEHFLREMGQFYEAECYLVEAGKMAENQKRFTHFVGLASELVLGGFPLELMDRGTCCVPLRWVTGILRELHARLEGRPRLLVLSVLGTEGTGKSTLLNTMFGLQFATGRSCKPHGTFMQLISVTEDFRQDLGCDFILVIDSGGLTGGVTAARGERYELEVSLATLAMGLSNITVVSMAEAKDTPLAALHAFLRLEKLGHVPNCQLVSQDLSEGPVARPHLRDRRQLLQQLSDLSRAVAELEKQEEERTLSDMVLCDPEKHIWHIPRLWHGVPPMAPVSLGYCEAVFELKRCLLENIRNGVCHQHRDIVQLVELVGRL, translated from the coding sequence ATGTCACTCTTGGGACTGGAGACATACTGTAACAGGAAACTCAGCCTCCAGGATGCCCGGCAGATCAGCTTTGACAGTATGAAGAACTGGGCACCCCAGGTGCCTACCGACTTGCCTTGGAGCTTCCTGCGAAAGCTGTTGGCTCTTAACTCGGAAGTCCGAAACACTACCCTGCTATCAGACTTGCCCCAGGATGACAGGACAGGTGAGAAGGAAACACAAGTGGACGAGCAAGAAATATACTGGGGTACCTCCGAGGATATTTATTCTCTTACGGAGCTGGCCACGACCCCCGACGTGCCGCTGAATCCCTTGGACCTCCTCTGTGCGCTTCTTCTTTGCTCCGACAGCTTCCTGCAGCAGGAGCTGCTGGTCAAGATGTCCCTTTGCCAGTTTGCCCTCCCTGTAGTCCTGCCCGACTCAGAGAACCAAAACCACACCTTCCTGCTGTGGGCCCTGCGGCGGGTAATGAGGACGTGGTGGTGGCAATCCCCAGGGGGATCCAGGACTTCGAGAGAGGAGAGTTTGGTGCTCACGAGGGTACCGATCATCTCCTTCGCACGCATGGACATCAGTAGCCACTCGAAGTCTCACCTCCTCAATGCCGTCATGAGCTCCTGTCACCACCAGCCTCACGACTACTTCTGCCACCGGGAGATGCCATCCGCAGCCAATGCTCGGGAGATTGCGGACGGGTTGGTGGAGATGTCCTGGTACTCTCCCAGCGGTGGTGGCGGCAGCAGCAAAGAGAACTTGGACGTCTTCCCAGAACCCGTAGCCTTTGCCAACCTGAGAGGCGAGATAGGAAGTCACTGGCAGCAGTTTAAGCTTCTGACGGAGACGTCCTCCGCCGTTTTCATATTAACTGACAACATAGGTCAAAAGGAGTATGAGCTGCTCTGCTCCCTGAGTGGGTCCACCACGCGCTATTACCTCATCCTGAGCCCCTACCGCGGCAAACGCAACGCCAACCTGAGGTTCCTGAACAAACTGGTCTCCGTCCTTCAAATGGACTACTCGCACGTCCTGGTGAAGGTCAGCAGCACAGATAGCAAACGCCTGGTCAGGAGGCTCCAGGCCATCGTGGCCAACGTCATCAAATCGGCAAGTAGGAAGGTGTCCCTGGAGGACATGGCAGAAACCGCCAGGACCCTGGGGCTCAAGGTGGACGAGGACTGTGAGGAGTGCCAGAAGGCGCGAGAGCGGGTGGAGAAGATCACTCAGGACATCCACGACGTGGAGCTCTACAAAAGGGAGAAGCTCAGGCTGCAAGGGGACCCTTGGAGAAACATCGCTCAAGTGGAGAAGGAGCTTTGTCGGCTGCAGCGGGCGGGGGACTCTTCGCCCGAAAAATACAAATCAGAGCTCCGGCAGCGCCTGCTGGCCTTAAGGATGCACCAGAACCGCTACGAGCTGGGGTGGGCCATGCAGGAGTTTATTAAGGGAATTGCCAATCCTTCCCTCGTGGAGAAGCAGTACTTCCTGGGCTGGATGAAGCTGAAGCTGGAGGAGATGGCCCGGCAGAGATGGAGACAGTCACCCGAAGCCCTTGCTCCGCTGGGACCAAAGCACAGCAGGCCGGCAGAATTCCGGGAGCAGTTCTGGCCCGCCCCCTTAGGGGTGGAGCACTTCTTGAGGGAAATGGGGCAGTTTTATGAGGCAGAATGCTACCTCGTGGAGGCGGGGAAGATGGCGGAAAACCAAAAGCGCTTCACGCACTTTGTGGGCCTGGCCTCGGAGCTGGTCCTCGGCGGCTTTCCTCTGGAACTGATGGATCGAGGCACGTGCTGCGTCCCCTTGCGGTGGGTGACGGGCATCCTGAGGGAGCTCCACGCTCGGCTGGAGGGCAGACCCCGCCTGCTGGTGCTCTCGGTGCTGGGCACGGAGGGCACGGGGAAATCCACTCTGCTCAATACCATGTTTGGGCTCCAGTTCGCCACGGGCAGGAGCTGCAAGCCCCACGGTACTTTCATGCAGCTCATTTCCGTGACGGAGGACTTCCGTCAGGACCTGGGCTGCGACTTCATTCTGGTCATTGACTCGGGAGGCTTGACAGGCGGGGTCACGGCCGCCCGGGGGGAAAGGTACGAGCTGGAGGTCTCTCTGGCCACTCTCGCCATGGGGCTCAGCAACATCACTGTGGTCAGCATGGCCGAAGCCAAGGACACCCCTCTGGCTGCCCTCCACGCCTTTCTGAGGCTTGAAAAATTGGGCCACGTCCCCAACTGTCAACTCGTGTCCCAGGACCTGAGCGAGGGGCCGGTGGCCAGACCCCACCTGAGAGACAGGAGGCAGCTGCTGCAACAACTGAGCGACCTGAGCAGGGCCGTGGCCGAGCTGGAGAAGCAGGAGGAGGAGCGGACCCTTTCTGACATGGTCTTGTGCGACCCCGAGAAGCACATTTGGCACATCCCTCGCCTGTGGCACGGAGTGCCCCCCATGGCCCCCGTGAGCCTGGGCTACTGCGAGGCCGTCTTTGAGCTGAAGAGGTGTCTGCTGGAGAACATCCGCAATGGCGTGTGCCACCAACACAGAGACATCGTCCAGCTGGTGGAACTGGTGGGGCGGCTGTGA